TCCGTGCTCGATCCGGTGCTCCAGGGCAGGAGCCATCTATCCGGCGCTCGGTCAAAGGGCCCGCCCTGGGGGTCGTCGGCGCCCACTGCGCGGACAACATCATATTCAGGCTCAACCATGTCTCCGACCACGCGCCACATGATATATACCGTTGCTAGAATATGCGCGACGACGGCCAGCACATAGTAAGGGCTGTCGAGATTGTTCTGGCTCGACCCTCCGCTGGTTTCCTTGGCCAAGAACATCCAGATGGCCCACCAGTGCAAGGCTTCCATCAACTGCCATACGAGGAAGGACGTCCATCGGGGGCGCGCCAAGGCCACGAGAGGAACGAGCCAGAGAACAAACTGCGGTGAGTAGACCTTATTGGTCAGAATGAACGCCGCGACTATCAGGAAAACCAGCTGGGCCATGCGTGGCCGCCGCGCCACCGTGAGGCCGAGTACAGCAATGCCCGCACAGGCAGCAGCGAACAGGGCGAACGCCCAGAAGTTGATGAACTCCGCACCGACCTCGCCCCAACCAAGCCGCTCAGCCACCTCGTTGTAGGCAAACCACACCGAAGAGTATCCAGCGCCGCGATCCTGCGTGAAGGTGAGGAAGTACTGCCAGCCGCCGAAGTCCTTGATCATGAACGGCACGTTGACCACCAGCCAGGTAGCGGCGGCTGCACCCGTGCTCAGCACGAGGGGTCGAAACTTTCCGGACCGGATGGCGAGAACCAGCACTGCACCGAGGATCAGCAGGGGATAGAGCTTCAGCGCTGTTCCTAGACCAATGAAAATACCCGCGGCCACCGGCCTGTTCCGCGCAAAAGACAACATTCCCAGGGTCGCAAGCATGACGGCCCACAGATCCCAGTTGATGGTTCCGGCCAGCACAATTCCCGGCGCGACGGCGATCATCGCCGCATCCCACGGCCGCCGGTTGGTCATGCGGGCCGTGGCGATAACAGTCACGATCCACACCGCAGCAACCAGCACTGCGTTGATGTCGAAATAAGCCAAGGCACGTGCTTGGTCCGACCCTGCTAACGGGACCAACAACGCCGTCGCACCCGCCAGCAGGCCCAGCAGGACCGGGTATTCGAACGGGGCGCCCTCCGTCAGGAACGGGAAAACGCCGTCGGCCAGGCCGCGTGAATGGAAGAGTTCCGGCCAGTCGGAGTAGCAGGCCATGTAGAAGTGCTGTGGCGTGGACCAGCCATTGACTCGACATGGATTCTTGATCAGGACTGACACGAGGGCAGCAATCGTGGTCAGGATGACCAGGACGCGCTCCACCGTGAAGAAGCCCGGGTCCACTGTGCCTGGCGAACTGTGTCGGCCCAGCGGTCCGCCGATGAGTTCCGTGAAGCGCCGCAGCAAAGGGTCATTCCGGGTGGGCACCACAATGCGATGCGGCCGTCTCACCCGGGAACTCGTCATGGGTCAAGCCTAGCGAGGTTGGGGAGCGTCTGATTTATCAGCATGCCGCTGATCGAGCTGGCCACATGCGGGAATAAGAGGAGCGCGCCGGTGTTGAACTAGAATGACCCTTGGATCGCTATCTGGCGACACCAAGGAAAGTAACCTTATTATTCTGTGCGGGTTTTCGCGCGCACGGTGCGTTGATGTGTTTCAAAGGAGAACAGTGGTGGCTAACCCCATTCGGGTCGGAATTGTCGGAGTCGGTAACTGTGCAGCGTCGCTTGTCCAGGGCGTGCAGTATTACCGCGATGCGGATGAAACTGCCACAGTTCCCGGACTTATGCACGTGAAGTTCGGCAAGTACCACGTCAACGACGTTCAGTTCGTGACGGCGTTCGACGTCGACGCCAAAAAGGTGGGCCTGGATCTTGCGGAGGCTATTGGCGCGAGCGAGAACAACACCATCAAAATCGCCGACGTTCCCACCACCGGCGTCAATGTACTCCGCGGTCACACCCTGGATGGTCTGGGAAAGTACTACCGCGAAACCATTCTTGAGGCCGACGACGAACCGGTTGACGTTGTCGCCGAGCTCAAGGCATCGAAAGTGGACGTTCTCGTTTGCTACCTGCCCGTCGGCTCGGATGCTGCCGCGAAGTTCTACGCACAGTGCGCCATCGACGCCGGAGTTGCCTTCGTGAATGCCCTTCCGGTCTTCATTGCTGGAACCAAGGAATGGGCGGATAAGTTCACGGCCGCCGGCGTCCCGATTGTCGGCGACGACATCAAGAGCCAGATCGGTGCCACGATCACCCACCGCGTCATGGCGAAACTCTTCGAAGACCGCGGCGTCACCCTTGACCGCACCTACCAGCTCAACGTAGGCGGCAACATGGACTTCAAGAACATGCTGGAGCGCGAGCGGCTCGAGTCCAAGAAAATCTCCAAGACCCAGGCCGTCACGTCCAACACCTCGGCCAAACTATCCGCCGACGACGTCCACATCGGTCCGTCGGACTACGTTTCATGGCTGGATGACCGCAAGTGGGCCTTCGTCCGTCTGGAGGGACGCAACTTCGGGGATGCACCCGTATCACTGGAGTACAAGCTCGAAGTCTGGGACTCACCCAACTCTGCAGGTGTGATCATCGACGCTGTCCGCGCAGCGAAAATTGCTCTGGATCGTGGAATCGGCGGACCGATCCTCTCCGCCTCGAGCTACTTTATGAAGTCCCCACCCGAGCAGTATGCGGACGACATCGCGCACGAAAAGGTAGAGGCCTTCATCCGCGGCGACGTGGAACGCTAGCCTCTCCACCCCTCGATCCGTCCGCAGTTATTTGTTGGAAAAGATGCCGCCTTGGCCCTTATTCCAACAAAAAGTGCGGACGGATCTGGCGTTAAGGGCTGACTCACGCCGCGGTGCGCCCCAGGGCTCCCTGAACAACCATCGAGGCCCGCCGGAAGTCACCCCGTAAATCGGTGCGGTTGAACTTGAAGTAGGACCATCCAGCAGCGTTGAAACCCTCATCACGCCTGTTATCGCGGGCCTGCTGCTCCGGTGTCAGGTGAACACCGCCGCCGTACTGAATTGCCACCCGCTCCCGTCGATAGCCAAGATCTGCGGGCAGCGACCACGGATCCTCCGGATCAACGCGGACCTGCAGTTCCGGCTCGGGCAGCCCCCACTCCAAAAGTGCCAAACGGAGTTTGGTTTCCGGCGGAGAGTCGGCACCAACTCTCATCAGCTGCAGGGCTTCCCTCGCCGTGACGATCCCCGGAAAATTCGGATGACCTGACAGCAATGTGAATAGTTCTGATCGGACGTTCCAGGGCGCACTCCATTCCTCGAATGCCGCTCGAGGAACGCGAAGGAGCTGGTCTCCGAGGACAACCGCATCCGGCAGAGATAGTTTCGCCGCCAGATCCAACCACGTTCGTGCCGGCGTCGACATACGGATACCGTTCCACATTTGCACTTCACCCTCACGCACAATGACCGAATGGCCAACAATCCCGGGTTGGCGCACTGCCCCTGATCTGTGGAAACACTCAGATGAAGAGCGTCAGAAAACGCTAAGTGCGCAGGAAGGTACAAGCCGCCAATGCGAGCGGTAGTTTCGTGCGAAACCCAGGCGTGAGGATTGGCTGCGCTCAGTACGCGAGCCCTATCTTCGACATCTGTTGTGGTCCCAATAACCCTATAAACGCTGCGGGCAACTCGTTCGATATCCGGCGCACGAAGCCGCTGTGGGGAGACGCCGAGCCCCATAGCTTCCGCTCCGGTGAACTCGCGTTCGTGGAGCTCAGTGGGCAGTGGTTTGGGCGTCCGCATACACGCCATTCTTGCCGGTTCCCAAGAGCCAAATCGAGTTATCCACAGGTTGAGACGTTTTCATGTCCCCCGCTCTAGGACCCGACCGCACTTATTGTTGGAATAGCGCTCCAACCTGCATCTTTCCAACAATAACTGCACACGCGTTCGGGGATAAGGGCGTCAGAACAGACCGACCGGACTCCCGTCGTCGGCTACGTCCATGCGCATGGCCGCTGGCTCCTTCGGCAGACCGGGCATGGTCATGACGGCCCCGGTCAGGGCCACAATAAAGCCAGCGCCGGTCTTGGGGATAAGGTCTCGTACGTGCACGGTGAATCCCTTCGGCGCACCGAGTTTCGATGCGTCGTCGGAGAAGGAGTACTGCGTCTTGGCCATACACACCGGCAGATTGTCCCACCCGTTGCGTTCAATTTCGGCCAGCCGGCGTAGGGCGGCCACGCTGAACTCGACGTCGTCCGCGCCGTAGATCTCCTGCACCACGGTCCGGATCTTGTCTACGACAGGCAGATCCAGCGAATAGAGGTGCCGAAAGTCGTTGGGTTTGGCCAGCGCGGACAGCACGGCCTCGGCCAGCGCATCTCCTCCGGTACCGCCTCCGCCGTGCGCCCAGACGTCGGCGACGGCGGCCTCCACGCCTTCCTTGGCACACCAGGCCATGATCCAGTCCAGTTCGGCGTCCGTATCGGTGACGAAACGATTGATTCCGACGACGGGGGTCAGCCCGAACTTCTCAACGTTGCGGATGTGCCGCTCCAGGTTGGCCACACCCTCTTCCATGGCGGGCACGTTAGGTTCGGTCAAGTTCGTTTTTGGTACGCCGCCGTGCATCTTCAGGGCTCGCACGGTGGCCACGATGACGACGGCAGATGGTGCAACGTCTGCGTACCGCGCCTTGATGTCCATGAACTTTTCCGCACCAAGGTCCGCCCCGAATCCGGCCTCAGTTACCACCACGTCGGCTAGTTTGCGGGCAGTGAGTGTGGCGAGGGCGGAGTTGCAGCCGTGCGCAATATTGGCGAAAGGCCCACCGTGTACCAGGGCCGGTGTCCCGGCGATGGTCTGCACCAGGTTGGGTTTGATCGCATCCTTGAGGATCAGCGTGAGCACGCCCGAGACACCGAGATCATTCACGGTGAGCGGTTTGCGGTCATAGGTGTAGCCGAACGTCATGCGGCCAAGCCGCATTTTGAGGTCTGCGAGGTCACTTGCCAGGCAGAAAACCGCCATGATCTCCGAGGCCACGGTGATGTCGAAGCCGTCCTGCCGCGGAACGCCCTGGGTTGGTCCGCCAAGGCCGATGATCACCTCACGCAGCGCGCGGTCGTTCATGTCCAGGACCCGCTTGAACGTGATGCGGCGCGGGTCAATGTTGAGCTCGTTGCCCTGATAAATATGGTTATCCACCAGTGCCATGAGGGCGTTGTTGGCAGAGGTGATGGCGTGGAAATCACCGGTAAAGTGCAGGTTGATCTCTTCCATGGGCAGAACCTGGGAACGCCCTCCTCCGGCGGCACCGCCCTTCATGCCAAGGACTGGTCCGAGCGAGGGTTCACGCAGGGCGATCATGACACTCTTGCCCGCTTTTGCCAGGGCATCTGCAAGACCCACGGTCATCGTTGATTTACCTTCCCCAGCTGGCGTGGGGCTCATGGCGGAGACGAGCACTACCTGTCCAGGGGCCTTGCCTGTATCCGGCAACTGCACAGGGTCTATTTTGGCCTTGTAGCGTCCGTACTGCTCCAGTGCCTCTTCCGGGATACCTGCCTTGCGGGCAATGTCCTGGATGGGTTCCATCACTGCTTGCCGTGCAATCTCAAGGTTGTTCAGGGCAGGTGTGTCAGACATTTGGTCCTCCGAGTGTGGGCACGTCGTCGTACTGGTCACAACCTACCAGTGGCCGCCGACAATCAGGAGAGCCCCGCGCGCTCCAGAATGTACTCTGTCATCGGTTCGTAGAGCCCGGGGCAGACGTTGTCATCGAGGGGTACGGCGACGCTCAGTTGTCCTTCTGCTTCAGAGACGAATAGTCCGGGGTCGTTGCAGTCCGCGAATCCGATGGTTTCGATGCCGCTACTTGCCGCAAACCCTGCGTATCCGTGATCAGCAACCACGAGTTCCGGTCTGTCCAGTCCGCGTTCCTGAAGCAGTTCGAGGCTCAATTTCATGGGGTGCGGATAGTGCGTGTGGGCTAGTCCGCCATGCTGGTGCCAGACCAACACCCCAAACAATTGCCGCAGATCGCCCTCGAGGAACGGGTTGCCTTCAGGGACACGCACGACGACGGCGCCCGCCTTTTCGGCCGCAACGGCCAGTGCGGCATGAACCGGGAGCAGCCCGGCGGGGTGCCCTGTTGCGAAGAGGATCCGCTTTCCTGCGCGCACGGCATCGCCGAGTACGCTGGCGAATCGGTTCAGGGCTGCCACGCACTTCTGCGCGGAAATGGTGTCCTGACCCTCAATGAGTTCGAGATCGTTGCTGGTTCCGACTTTTCCGTGCATGAGGTCGAAGACTTCGTTGAAGGTCCACGCCCGTGAGAGCCGTACGCCGAATTCGAGGTGCTCGTTGCCGTCGCAAAACCAGCGCATGTGCTTCAGGTTGTCCTGCCGAGGTGTTGCAACGTTGCCAGTTATTTTGGCGGAGTCCAGGTACTGAGCAAGTTCGTTGGGAGTCACACGTCCATACTAGGCAACCCAGACTCAGTGGGAAGGCGATCCGAAGTCCTCGACGGCGTTCCGGTAGCTCTGGGCTGTGAGCATTGCGGTGCGGTTCCAGCCGAAAGCGCGGGCGTGGATGGCGGCGCCGTTGGCGAGGGTCTGCCGTAGCCCGGCGTCGTCGTAGAGCTTTTCCAGTTCTGCCGCCCACAGCGCGGGGTCGTGACCGTCGACTAGTAGGCCAGTGCGCCCGTGGCTGACGGCCTGCGGTAGTCCGCCTACGTTCGCGGCAAGTACGGGCGTGCCGCAGGCCTGCGCTTCGAGGGCAACGAGGCCAAAGGATTCGCTGAAGGAGGGCATGACGACGACGTCGGCTGAACGGAGCCAGGTGGCCAGAGTTGCTGGTTGAACTGCAGGGTGCAGGGACACCGTGTTGTGAAGGCCGTGAGATTGGACAAGCGGTTCGAGCTGAAGCTCTTCGGCGCCGCTGACTGATCCAAGGATGCTGATTTTCAGGGGGATGTCGGGGCGACTTTTCGCGAGCCGAGCGGCCGCTTCGATGAGAATTTGGGGGCCTTTGAGTCGCTGGATACGGCCCGCGAAGACAAGGTGAAAGGCGTTCTGGCTGACGTCAAGCGAGGCGCGGTCAACCGGAGCGGGGTGAAAAATCTCCAGGTTCACTCCTGGCGGGATGATGTCGATGCTGCCGCTGGGAGCGCCATAGTGCGTTGCCAGTTCGCCGGCTTCACGGCGGGTGTTCGCGATGAGGCGGGTGGCTCCGTCCACTATTTTTTGTTCACCCTTGATACGGATGGCGGGCTCAACGCTTCCATACGCGGGAGCACGGAGGTTCTTGACCTTTCCCATGGTGTGCATCGTGTGCACGAGCGGCAGCTTCCACGTTTTGGCCAGGCGTAGACCCGCGATGCCCGATACCCAGTAGTGAGAGTGGACCACGTCAAAGTGTTCGTCACTGAGGTGTTTCTGGATGGCGTGGACAGCGTCTACCAGCGAGTCGTGCAGTTCGGGTAGCCGTTCCTTGGCCACTTTTTGGCGGGGGCCAGCCGGTACGTGGCGGACTATGACACCGGGGGCCAGCTCTTCGGTCTCGGCTTGGTCTTCAGCGTGCGCCCGGGTGAAGATCTCGACGTCGATCCCTGTTTTGGCGAGCTCCAACGCCATCGATCTGACGTAGACGTTCATGCCGCCCGCGTCTCCGGATCCGGGTTGTTCGAGCGGTGAGGTGTGCAATGACAGCATGGCAACTCGCTGAATGTTGGTCACGGCACTCCTCCTTGATGTTGCGGCTGTGTCTTGTGCTGGTGGGATTTTCGTTGCGTCGCGGCCGTTATGAGCTTATAACGCCCTGTGGAGTTGTTTCCTTCCGGGCATCCGCTACCGGCGGGTAATCTTGCGGCCGTTAAATGCGGAAGCCCGCGCATGGAAGCGCGGGCTTCTCCCAGTGGGACTCTGACAGATGTCATAAGTTCCTCCTTTGCGACGAATGGAACCTGATATGACGACTATTTGATGAAGAGGTTATGTGGCTCTTCACGGTTGGTGGTGAATCCGGGGTTCGTGTCGTAGCAAAGTAAGGGCCCGTGGCCCTGTTGAGATGGATGTGTCTAGCATTCTTCTCAAGTCAGGAACCACGAGCCTTGAACCAGCCTACCCAGTCGTGCCCGGATGCGGCGACGACACTGTTCAATCTGCCCGACTACCGAATCGTCACCGCCGTTACGAACGGTGACGGTATCCGTGTTGTCACCATCGCCTCGGACTTCCCGCCGGGCTGCCCTGGCTGCGGCATGATTTCCACCCGGGTGCATTCGAGACGGAGACAGCGGGTTCGCGACATCCTTGTCGCCGGGCTGGTGAGCGTGTGGTGGGCCAAGCGCCGGTTCTTCTGTGACGAACCTGCCTGCACCCGGAAGACCTTTGCCGAGTCGACCCCGCAAGTGCCCCGCTTCGCCCGGTCTACGGCCAGACTCAAGGACACGCTCAAAGACGCCGTCGTCTCCTCCGGCAGAGCGGCCAGCGAGGTCGCGGCCGCGTTCGGGGTCTCCTGGTGGCTGGTCAACACTGTTGTTGTCGCTGCCGCCCTGG
This region of Arthrobacter roseus genomic DNA includes:
- a CDS encoding inositol-3-phosphate synthase; translated protein: MVANPIRVGIVGVGNCAASLVQGVQYYRDADETATVPGLMHVKFGKYHVNDVQFVTAFDVDAKKVGLDLAEAIGASENNTIKIADVPTTGVNVLRGHTLDGLGKYYRETILEADDEPVDVVAELKASKVDVLVCYLPVGSDAAAKFYAQCAIDAGVAFVNALPVFIAGTKEWADKFTAAGVPIVGDDIKSQIGATITHRVMAKLFEDRGVTLDRTYQLNVGGNMDFKNMLERERLESKKISKTQAVTSNTSAKLSADDVHIGPSDYVSWLDDRKWAFVRLEGRNFGDAPVSLEYKLEVWDSPNSAGVIIDAVRAAKIALDRGIGGPILSASSYFMKSPPEQYADDIAHEKVEAFIRGDVER
- a CDS encoding endonuclease domain-containing protein yields the protein MSTPARTWLDLAAKLSLPDAVVLGDQLLRVPRAAFEEWSAPWNVRSELFTLLSGHPNFPGIVTAREALQLMRVGADSPPETKLRLALLEWGLPEPELQVRVDPEDPWSLPADLGYRRERVAIQYGGGVHLTPEQQARDNRRDEGFNAAGWSYFKFNRTDLRGDFRRASMVVQGALGRTAA
- the mshA gene encoding D-inositol-3-phosphate glycosyltransferase produces the protein MTNIQRVAMLSLHTSPLEQPGSGDAGGMNVYVRSMALELAKTGIDVEIFTRAHAEDQAETEELAPGVIVRHVPAGPRQKVAKERLPELHDSLVDAVHAIQKHLSDEHFDVVHSHYWVSGIAGLRLAKTWKLPLVHTMHTMGKVKNLRAPAYGSVEPAIRIKGEQKIVDGATRLIANTRREAGELATHYGAPSGSIDIIPPGVNLEIFHPAPVDRASLDVSQNAFHLVFAGRIQRLKGPQILIEAAARLAKSRPDIPLKISILGSVSGAEELQLEPLVQSHGLHNTVSLHPAVQPATLATWLRSADVVVMPSFSESFGLVALEAQACGTPVLAANVGGLPQAVSHGRTGLLVDGHDPALWAAELEKLYDDAGLRQTLANGAAIHARAFGWNRTAMLTAQSYRNAVEDFGSPSH
- a CDS encoding formate--tetrahydrofolate ligase: MSDTPALNNLEIARQAVMEPIQDIARKAGIPEEALEQYGRYKAKIDPVQLPDTGKAPGQVVLVSAMSPTPAGEGKSTMTVGLADALAKAGKSVMIALREPSLGPVLGMKGGAAGGGRSQVLPMEEINLHFTGDFHAITSANNALMALVDNHIYQGNELNIDPRRITFKRVLDMNDRALREVIIGLGGPTQGVPRQDGFDITVASEIMAVFCLASDLADLKMRLGRMTFGYTYDRKPLTVNDLGVSGVLTLILKDAIKPNLVQTIAGTPALVHGGPFANIAHGCNSALATLTARKLADVVVTEAGFGADLGAEKFMDIKARYADVAPSAVVIVATVRALKMHGGVPKTNLTEPNVPAMEEGVANLERHIRNVEKFGLTPVVGINRFVTDTDAELDWIMAWCAKEGVEAAVADVWAHGGGGTGGDALAEAVLSALAKPNDFRHLYSLDLPVVDKIRTVVQEIYGADDVEFSVAALRRLAEIERNGWDNLPVCMAKTQYSFSDDASKLGAPKGFTVHVRDLIPKTGAGFIVALTGAVMTMPGLPKEPAAMRMDVADDGSPVGLF
- a CDS encoding glycosyltransferase family 87 protein codes for the protein MTSSRVRRPHRIVVPTRNDPLLRRFTELIGGPLGRHSSPGTVDPGFFTVERVLVILTTIAALVSVLIKNPCRVNGWSTPQHFYMACYSDWPELFHSRGLADGVFPFLTEGAPFEYPVLLGLLAGATALLVPLAGSDQARALAYFDINAVLVAAVWIVTVIATARMTNRRPWDAAMIAVAPGIVLAGTINWDLWAVMLATLGMLSFARNRPVAAGIFIGLGTALKLYPLLILGAVLVLAIRSGKFRPLVLSTGAAAATWLVVNVPFMIKDFGGWQYFLTFTQDRGAGYSSVWFAYNEVAERLGWGEVGAEFINFWAFALFAAACAGIAVLGLTVARRPRMAQLVFLIVAAFILTNKVYSPQFVLWLVPLVALARPRWTSFLVWQLMEALHWWAIWMFLAKETSGGSSQNNLDSPYYVLAVVAHILATVYIMWRVVGDMVEPEYDVVRAVGADDPQGGPFDRAPDRWLLPWSTGSSTEQVASAEPRSYTSDDVPTKAAP
- a CDS encoding phosphatase, with protein sequence MTPNELAQYLDSAKITGNVATPRQDNLKHMRWFCDGNEHLEFGVRLSRAWTFNEVFDLMHGKVGTSNDLELIEGQDTISAQKCVAALNRFASVLGDAVRAGKRILFATGHPAGLLPVHAALAVAAEKAGAVVVRVPEGNPFLEGDLRQLFGVLVWHQHGGLAHTHYPHPMKLSLELLQERGLDRPELVVADHGYAGFAASSGIETIGFADCNDPGLFVSEAEGQLSVAVPLDDNVCPGLYEPMTEYILERAGLS